Proteins encoded by one window of Flavobacterium sp. N502540:
- a CDS encoding YegP family protein, whose product MEKFIVIKKANGEFQFEFVNKNGEIILSSGDYTRKFMCMKGIESVKVNSQDNTKFFRKTNSKDERYFNLKAFNGKIIGTSKIFKDRDSRDEGILEFRKYAPHAIVEDHSNTVLAESAAF is encoded by the coding sequence ATGGAAAAATTTATCGTTATTAAAAAAGCCAATGGAGAATTTCAATTCGAATTTGTAAATAAAAATGGTGAAATTATTTTAAGCAGTGGCGATTATACCCGGAAATTCATGTGTATGAAAGGGATTGAATCGGTAAAAGTTAATTCACAGGACAATACGAAATTCTTTCGAAAAACAAATTCAAAAGATGAAAGATACTTTAATCTTAAAGCTTTTAACGGAAAGATTATCGGAACAAGTAAAATATTTAAAGACAGAGATTCCCGCGATGAAGGAATACTGGAATTTAGAAAATATGCACCACATGCTATTGTAGAAGATCACTCTAATACAGTATTGGCTGAGAGTGCAGCATTTTAG
- a CDS encoding sensor histidine kinase: MEFDFYKTKKKANVNVFKSKAFDEVHDALFVFTISADNDYEMPFINDATYEMFEVLSNTMFTNTVLSIYDRIHQDDKKRVKNSLFDAIKKRRKWSVVFRAELPFNGLSWFKVTSKRIVNKDGSTEFYGRITDITELKEQELKLRRTEERFKFMLMTSNEGIWDWDLTIDRIYYSPQALNILELKASDISHTCEGWKKMIHPEDIEDCQKAFNYHFDNRTPYYENFQRVLTSNKKYKWILSKGMVTERDLEGKPLKVIGTYSNVSFQKEKELELRREMEVYKEKNNRLLNFSHIVSHNLNSHAGNFKVLLDLIDSEEGFDEKVETLKYLRAVSGDLSKTIEDLSQIVNVQNNTEINIEALNLNSYLNRVLNIVNAYNNKNNVTIINNVSPEAVVHFNPAYLESVLQNLSSNAIKYADPKKPLIVEFNFFRENGRKVFTIKDNGLGIDLKKHGDLIFGMYKTFHKHEKANGLGLYITKNQIESMNGNITVESQVGEGTTFKILFKD; encoded by the coding sequence ATGGAATTCGACTTTTACAAAACAAAGAAGAAAGCAAATGTGAATGTTTTTAAGTCTAAAGCATTTGATGAGGTTCATGACGCTCTTTTCGTATTTACGATTTCGGCAGATAACGATTATGAAATGCCATTTATAAATGATGCCACCTACGAAATGTTTGAAGTTTTATCCAATACGATGTTTACCAATACCGTACTTTCTATATACGACCGAATTCATCAGGATGATAAAAAAAGGGTGAAAAACTCTTTATTCGATGCTATAAAAAAAAGAAGGAAATGGAGTGTTGTGTTCAGGGCAGAATTGCCTTTCAACGGATTAAGCTGGTTTAAGGTGACTTCAAAAAGAATAGTCAATAAAGACGGAAGCACGGAATTTTATGGTCGTATAACTGATATTACCGAATTAAAGGAGCAGGAGTTAAAACTCAGAAGAACGGAAGAACGTTTTAAGTTTATGCTGATGACTTCAAATGAAGGTATTTGGGATTGGGATCTAACCATTGATCGAATTTATTATTCGCCGCAAGCCCTAAATATATTGGAATTGAAAGCGTCTGATATTTCTCATACTTGCGAGGGATGGAAGAAAATGATACATCCGGAGGATATTGAAGATTGTCAAAAGGCATTTAACTATCATTTTGATAACAGAACTCCTTACTACGAAAATTTTCAACGTGTGTTAACTTCAAATAAAAAATACAAATGGATTCTCAGTAAGGGAATGGTGACCGAGCGTGATCTTGAGGGAAAACCATTAAAAGTAATAGGAACTTACAGCAATGTTTCTTTTCAAAAAGAGAAAGAGCTTGAGTTAAGAAGAGAAATGGAAGTGTATAAAGAAAAGAACAACAGATTGTTGAATTTTTCGCACATCGTTTCTCATAACCTAAACTCGCACGCAGGTAATTTTAAAGTTCTTTTGGACTTGATCGATTCAGAAGAAGGTTTTGATGAAAAAGTTGAAACATTAAAATACCTGCGTGCGGTTTCCGGAGATCTTAGTAAAACAATTGAAGATTTGTCGCAAATTGTAAATGTTCAAAACAATACCGAAATTAATATCGAGGCGCTGAATTTAAACAGTTATCTAAACAGGGTACTCAACATTGTTAATGCCTATAACAACAAGAATAATGTTACGATAATTAACAACGTTTCCCCTGAAGCAGTGGTTCATTTTAATCCGGCATATCTTGAAAGTGTATTACAAAATCTAAGTAGCAATGCTATAAAATATGCTGATCCTAAGAAACCACTGATCGTTGAATTTAATTTTTTCAGAGAAAATGGAAGAAAAGTATTCACCATAAAAGACAATGGTTTGGGAATTGATCTTAAGAAACACGGAGATTTAATTTTTGGAATGTATAAAACATTTCATAAGCACGAAAAAGCAAACGGTTTGGGCTTATACATTACAAAAAATCAGATCGAATCTATGAATGGAAACATTACAGTAGAAAGTCAGGTAGGAGAGGGTACAACTTTTAAAATCCTTTTTAAAGATTAA
- a CDS encoding response regulator transcription factor → MKMKSPSNNYSFLVADDHSVVRQGVSLMIKELFSNALIHKAGNFKDTLTILKEQSIDLLILDVNFPDGNSISIITEIKSIRPEVKILIFSAYDENIYAMRYLNAGASGYLNKETSEEEMKNAISSMMLSGKYITQNLKDRILDSYISKKPTNPLDVLSNREIEVAQLLIKGYGNLEIIEHLNIKKTTVSTYKNRIFEKLEIDNLADLIKVFQLYAD, encoded by the coding sequence ATGAAAATGAAATCCCCATCCAATAACTATAGCTTTTTAGTAGCTGATGACCATAGTGTGGTTCGACAAGGCGTTTCTTTGATGATAAAAGAGTTATTTTCGAATGCTTTAATTCATAAAGCAGGAAATTTTAAGGATACACTTACTATTTTAAAAGAACAAAGTATAGATTTATTAATCTTAGATGTGAATTTTCCTGATGGAAACAGTATCAGTATCATAACAGAGATTAAATCCATCCGGCCCGAAGTGAAAATATTGATCTTCTCCGCTTATGATGAGAATATCTATGCCATGCGGTATTTGAATGCGGGAGCATCCGGATATCTGAACAAAGAAACTTCGGAGGAAGAAATGAAAAATGCAATCAGTTCGATGATGTTGTCCGGAAAATATATTACGCAGAATCTTAAAGACAGGATTCTGGACTCTTATATTTCAAAGAAACCAACAAATCCATTAGATGTATTGTCCAACAGAGAAATCGAAGTGGCACAGCTTTTAATTAAAGGCTATGGCAATCTCGAAATAATTGAACACCTGAACATTAAGAAAACAACGGTTAGCACCTATAAAAACAGGATTTTTGAAAAGCTGGAAATTGATAATCTGGCCGATTTGATCAAAGTTTTTCAATTGTATGCGGATTGA
- a CDS encoding sensor histidine kinase, with protein MIRKDSLNSTFSFFKLKFKHRKIIHYTLIACVILLQIIAIVIWYNESSNEAEMSKTLNSMDSLNRITHFTSGINNSFVDSQKSFSNYTYYKDKESLNKYTASLNEISRLIDSLSLITRDNKAFMKILEEKNQSEHSVEAIKSSIDSIIESQINSDKTTLSKPFKLNKFEYKKILDSIKTDSYMTVDSVSKKGLFSRLGAALAGKVDVQKEKLNITVTMKYDNKVVTGSIEEQFANLFNTTNKFYEEQFKNLKKSFANLKDQDAKLKEFNNELLNLESAIMPNYNNSLKLLQDNTQKQLEKQYESNKIARSYTIAILILMMFIVSLVLFGFTRLAFQYEKRLTIAQMQIRENLNFKNRIMGMISHEIRSPLSIISIYSKMISASIKDAEIKDTFKSIQFTTNSLLLLANQILEYSKDGNYAPKLNSKKFLLKEEIHQIVNSMTSLVESKGNKIEVNSNLISNLEVNSDAAKIHQLFYNIIGNANKFTENGLIKIAMDLEKTSDKQVNLKIEIEDSGIGIAKNDLKNIFELYYQGTVSGKVNDLGVGLGLNLCKEIVELFDGKIDVQSEEGKGTTIIFNLFISLV; from the coding sequence TTGATTAGAAAAGATTCCCTAAATAGTACGTTTAGTTTTTTTAAACTAAAGTTCAAACACAGAAAAATAATTCACTACACTTTAATAGCCTGTGTTATTCTTTTACAAATAATTGCTATCGTTATCTGGTATAATGAATCGTCTAATGAAGCAGAAATGTCGAAGACTTTAAACTCGATGGATTCATTGAATAGAATAACGCATTTCACCAGCGGTATAAATAATTCATTTGTTGATTCTCAAAAGAGTTTTAGTAATTACACCTATTATAAAGACAAAGAATCACTGAATAAGTATACTGCTTCTTTAAATGAGATCAGTCGTCTGATCGACAGCCTAAGCTTAATTACCAGAGATAATAAGGCGTTCATGAAGATTCTGGAAGAAAAGAATCAGTCAGAGCATTCTGTAGAGGCTATAAAATCCAGTATAGATTCTATTATTGAGTCGCAGATTAATTCCGATAAAACCACTTTGTCGAAGCCTTTTAAATTAAACAAGTTCGAGTATAAAAAGATCTTAGACAGCATTAAAACGGACTCTTATATGACCGTAGACAGTGTATCTAAAAAAGGTTTATTCTCAAGATTGGGAGCTGCTTTGGCCGGAAAAGTGGATGTGCAAAAAGAGAAGCTGAATATTACGGTTACGATGAAATACGATAACAAAGTAGTTACCGGAAGTATCGAAGAACAGTTTGCTAATCTGTTTAATACCACCAATAAATTTTACGAAGAGCAGTTTAAGAACTTAAAGAAGTCATTTGCCAATTTAAAAGATCAGGATGCTAAACTAAAAGAATTCAATAACGAATTACTGAATTTAGAGTCGGCGATTATGCCTAATTACAATAATTCGTTAAAACTGCTGCAGGACAATACTCAGAAACAATTGGAAAAGCAGTACGAATCCAATAAAATAGCGAGAAGTTATACCATTGCGATTTTGATCCTGATGATGTTTATCGTTTCGCTTGTGCTTTTCGGCTTCACGAGACTGGCTTTCCAATACGAAAAAAGACTGACTATTGCTCAGATGCAAATTCGTGAAAACCTGAATTTTAAGAACAGAATTATGGGAATGATTAGCCATGAAATCAGATCTCCTTTAAGTATTATTTCTATTTACAGTAAGATGATTAGTGCTTCTATAAAAGATGCCGAAATAAAAGATACTTTTAAATCGATTCAGTTCACTACAAACTCATTGCTTCTTTTGGCCAATCAGATTTTGGAATATTCAAAAGACGGAAATTATGCGCCTAAATTGAATAGTAAGAAATTTCTGCTTAAGGAAGAGATTCATCAGATTGTTAATTCGATGACTTCATTGGTTGAAAGTAAAGGAAATAAGATTGAAGTGAATTCTAATCTGATTTCAAATCTTGAAGTGAATTCTGATGCTGCAAAAATCCATCAGCTTTTTTATAACATCATTGGTAATGCAAATAAGTTTACTGAAAATGGATTGATAAAAATTGCTATGGATCTCGAGAAGACCTCTGATAAGCAAGTAAATTTAAAAATAGAAATTGAAGACAGTGGAATTGGAATCGCCAAAAATGACCTGAAAAACATATTCGAACTTTATTATCAGGGTACCGTTTCAGGAAAAGTAAACGATCTTGGCGTAGGTTTAGGTCTCAATTTGTGTAAAGAAATAGTAGAATTGTTTGATGGAAAAATAGATGTTCAGAGCGAAGAAGGCAAAGGGACAACGATTATTTTCAACCTCTTTATAAGTTTAGTTTAA
- a CDS encoding polysaccharide deacetylase family protein: MKMFFLKSVLFLFCLTLFSCESKKQNPAAKAYEAGVILSFDDAYVDEWAEADQALRKYSWKATFNVCRIDSIGKPQIEKLLEMQKYGHEIAGHGYHHYNAVKFVNKNGMDAYIDQEITPMIASMKKHSFKMTTFAYPYGERSDALDKALSPMFKIIRGRAFGGELPEKQDSYFNNSKIVFAFDIDNSHIHFSIPYLLELLHYAKKNNKILILCGHKPVRNVTENYQTKIETLEFICRYMKLNDLKFYTLSDLDHLLEHK; this comes from the coding sequence ATGAAGATGTTTTTCCTTAAATCGGTACTGTTTTTATTCTGTCTGACTTTATTTTCCTGTGAAAGTAAAAAGCAAAATCCGGCCGCCAAAGCTTATGAAGCCGGTGTAATTTTATCTTTTGATGATGCCTATGTAGACGAATGGGCCGAAGCCGATCAGGCTTTGAGAAAATACTCATGGAAAGCTACTTTTAATGTCTGCCGTATTGATTCGATTGGGAAGCCGCAAATCGAAAAACTTCTTGAAATGCAAAAATACGGACATGAAATAGCCGGACATGGCTATCATCACTATAATGCTGTTAAATTTGTCAATAAAAATGGAATGGATGCTTACATTGATCAGGAAATTACCCCTATGATCGCTTCCATGAAAAAACATTCTTTTAAAATGACCACCTTTGCTTATCCGTACGGAGAAAGATCTGATGCATTGGATAAAGCGCTGTCACCTATGTTTAAAATTATCAGAGGAAGAGCTTTTGGAGGTGAACTTCCTGAAAAACAAGACAGCTATTTTAATAATTCAAAAATTGTATTTGCCTTTGATATCGACAATAGTCATATTCATTTCAGTATTCCGTACCTTCTCGAATTATTGCACTATGCCAAAAAAAACAACAAGATTCTGATTTTATGTGGTCATAAACCCGTTAGAAATGTTACCGAAAATTATCAGACTAAAATCGAAACTTTAGAATTTATCTGCAGGTATATGAAGTTAAACGATCTCAAGTTTTATACCTTATCGGACTTAGACCATTTGCTCGAGCACAAATAA
- a CDS encoding ABC transporter permease — protein sequence MLKNWINIFIYHIKNNKFFTALNVLGLSIGIAGLIFATLYWNDEQSYDQWNPNKDKIFLVANKMNPTTYWSSSSAPVGSGLKAISPEVESFCYLSGGYDNDVLYSNTKKVQSDKITIAQKNFFDYFPYEFIEGSRKNALPDVNSICLSKDLAFKLFGNETALGKKVVLQKKVLMVRGVYKLDEKSSYNPSCVVNFMDQRINTNIQFWGNFQYVLLLKLKNREDQKQVTKDLEKLYFDNLTAKFAQERGITPQELIRKYGEVKPILESLASVRLHTKTGGMTESKGNLQFLLIMVGLSVLILLLSIVNYVNSATANAVKRAKEVGVRKIIGASKYSIIQQFVFETAIITLFAILVSLVIVEISLPHYNTFLEKSLVLQSGQFYLQLVAIFFITVVLAGIFPAIYVSNFEPLKVLKGNFGRSKNGIWLRNGMLIFQFSVAAFFIIGSYIVYQQIEYMNSKELGFNGKQILNISYKNIYGEKTSNKERLDRYNSIRNQLLHIKGVKEVSGGGFVLGYGPKSTITYQYKDKSVDGENIPIDFGLLEMLKIKMVKGRYLDPKFAQDTISSMLINETALKLLNEKDPIGKKVNWNGQEVIIVGVVKDFNLLDPGQAIPPMSFFHFKTVPWFSELLNNIYVSADAKTMQQTLTDVENFWVKKVDTEYPFSYDFVDKGYKRSYSNYVRQKNLFSLLNVIVIVIALFGLFALASYSIERRMKEIAIRKTLGAETNVLLKELCKQYVVFSIIGFLIALFPAYYLLNKWLENFSYRITISVYPFLIGFIALLLLTLAVVLSRAYQATKIDVLKYLKYE from the coding sequence ATGCTAAAGAACTGGATCAACATATTTATTTATCACATCAAAAACAATAAGTTTTTTACAGCTTTGAATGTTTTGGGGTTGAGCATCGGAATTGCAGGATTAATCTTTGCCACTTTGTATTGGAATGACGAGCAATCCTACGATCAATGGAATCCCAACAAAGACAAGATCTTTTTGGTAGCAAACAAAATGAACCCTACGACTTATTGGTCTTCGAGTTCAGCACCGGTAGGATCAGGGTTAAAAGCTATAAGTCCTGAAGTTGAATCATTTTGTTATTTAAGCGGAGGTTATGATAATGACGTACTGTATTCTAATACTAAAAAAGTACAATCAGATAAAATTACGATAGCTCAAAAAAACTTTTTTGATTATTTTCCTTATGAATTTATAGAAGGGAGTCGAAAGAATGCATTGCCGGATGTAAACAGTATTTGCTTGTCGAAGGATTTGGCTTTTAAACTTTTTGGAAACGAAACTGCTTTGGGTAAAAAAGTTGTTTTACAAAAAAAGGTATTGATGGTTAGAGGTGTTTATAAGCTGGATGAAAAATCATCCTATAATCCTTCTTGTGTTGTTAATTTTATGGACCAGCGAATTAATACAAACATTCAGTTTTGGGGGAACTTTCAGTATGTTTTATTACTGAAACTGAAAAATCGGGAGGATCAGAAACAAGTAACGAAGGATCTTGAAAAGTTATATTTTGATAACCTGACAGCTAAATTTGCACAGGAGCGGGGAATTACTCCTCAAGAGTTAATTCGCAAATATGGTGAAGTAAAACCAATTTTAGAGTCTCTGGCTTCAGTTCGTCTGCATACCAAAACCGGTGGTATGACAGAATCAAAAGGGAACCTCCAGTTTTTACTCATTATGGTTGGGTTATCGGTTTTAATCCTGTTGTTATCTATTGTAAATTATGTTAATTCTGCTACAGCAAATGCCGTAAAAAGAGCCAAGGAGGTTGGAGTTCGAAAAATTATAGGCGCTTCCAAATATAGTATAATCCAACAATTTGTTTTTGAAACAGCTATAATTACCTTGTTTGCCATCCTGGTATCATTGGTGATTGTCGAAATTTCGTTACCGCATTACAATACCTTTTTAGAAAAATCGCTTGTATTGCAAAGCGGTCAGTTTTACCTGCAGCTTGTGGCTATATTTTTTATAACAGTTGTATTGGCAGGTATTTTTCCGGCTATTTATGTCTCTAATTTTGAACCTTTAAAGGTGTTGAAAGGAAACTTTGGCCGAAGTAAAAACGGTATTTGGCTTCGCAACGGAATGTTGATTTTTCAATTTAGTGTGGCTGCTTTTTTCATTATCGGATCTTATATTGTGTATCAGCAAATAGAGTATATGAACTCTAAAGAGTTAGGTTTTAATGGAAAACAAATTCTGAACATTTCGTATAAGAACATCTACGGTGAAAAAACGAGCAATAAAGAGCGATTGGACCGATATAACAGTATCAGAAATCAATTGCTTCATATCAAAGGGGTTAAAGAAGTTTCCGGTGGCGGTTTTGTCTTAGGATATGGACCAAAATCAACTATTACTTATCAATATAAAGACAAAAGTGTAGACGGAGAAAATATACCAATAGACTTTGGGCTGCTGGAGATGCTGAAAATTAAAATGGTAAAAGGGCGTTATTTAGATCCTAAATTTGCGCAGGATACGATCAGTTCGATGTTGATTAACGAAACTGCGCTCAAGTTATTGAATGAAAAAGATCCGATAGGTAAAAAAGTAAACTGGAATGGTCAGGAAGTAATTATTGTGGGAGTTGTAAAAGATTTTAATCTGCTGGATCCGGGTCAGGCTATTCCTCCTATGTCCTTTTTTCATTTTAAAACAGTGCCTTGGTTTTCAGAACTTTTGAATAATATTTATGTCAGCGCAGATGCCAAAACTATGCAGCAGACTTTGACCGATGTTGAAAATTTTTGGGTGAAAAAAGTAGATACAGAATATCCATTTTCGTATGATTTTGTTGATAAAGGATACAAAAGATCCTATAGTAATTATGTGAGGCAAAAAAATCTATTTTCTTTATTGAATGTGATTGTAATTGTAATTGCGCTTTTTGGATTGTTTGCACTGGCTTCGTATTCTATTGAACGCAGGATGAAAGAAATTGCCATTCGAAAAACATTGGGTGCCGAGACAAATGTTCTGCTGAAAGAACTTTGTAAGCAGTATGTGGTTTTCAGTATTATAGGATTTTTAATAGCGTTATTTCCGGCCTATTATTTACTCAACAAATGGTTAGAAAATTTCTCGTACCGTATTACGATATCTGTTTATCCATTTTTAATCGGATTTATCGCCTTGTTGCTGCTAACCTTAGCGGTGGTGCTTTCAAGAGCATATCAGGCTACTAAAATTGATGTTTTGAAATATTTAAAATACGAATAA
- a CDS encoding ABC transporter ATP-binding protein, with protein sequence MIKIKKLSKIFRTEEVETKALSEISLTVNEGDFVSIMGPSGSGKSTLLNIIGLLDSASGGSYELLGQEMIGLKENLKSKARKENIGFIFQNFNLIDELSVFDNIELPLIYNNVPPSERKKKVQEIATILGIAHRLKHYPQQLSGGQQQRVAVARALINDPKIILADEPTGNLDSKNGNEVMELLTDLHASGATILMVTHSDYDASFSQKTIVMKDGAILSEKMNHRNVDVLVNHSIN encoded by the coding sequence ATGATCAAAATTAAAAAGCTTTCTAAAATTTTTAGAACCGAAGAAGTAGAAACAAAAGCTTTAAGTGAAATTTCATTAACCGTTAACGAAGGCGATTTTGTATCGATCATGGGGCCATCAGGAAGTGGAAAATCGACTTTATTGAATATCATCGGATTATTAGACAGTGCTTCGGGGGGAAGTTATGAATTGTTAGGACAGGAAATGATTGGTCTGAAGGAAAATTTAAAATCAAAAGCGAGAAAAGAAAACATCGGATTCATTTTTCAAAATTTTAATTTAATTGATGAATTATCGGTTTTTGATAATATCGAATTGCCATTGATTTACAATAATGTGCCACCATCTGAAAGAAAGAAAAAAGTACAGGAAATTGCCACTATATTAGGCATTGCACATCGTTTGAAACATTATCCACAACAACTTTCAGGAGGACAACAGCAGCGTGTAGCCGTTGCAAGGGCTTTAATTAATGATCCGAAAATTATTCTCGCCGATGAGCCTACAGGAAATTTGGACAGTAAAAACGGTAACGAAGTAATGGAATTATTGACGGATCTTCATGCAAGTGGTGCGACAATTTTAATGGTTACGCATTCGGATTATGATGCTTCGTTTTCGCAAAAAACGATTGTCATGAAAGACGGAGCCATTCTTTCAGAGAAAATGAACCATAGAAATGTAGATGTTTTAGTAAACCATTCAATAAATTAA